The Ammospiza nelsoni isolate bAmmNel1 chromosome 27, bAmmNel1.pri, whole genome shotgun sequence genome contains a region encoding:
- the MED16 gene encoding mediator of RNA polymerase II transcription subunit 16 isoform X2, translated as MDLAYVCEWEKKPKSNHCPSIPLVCAWSCRNLIAFTTDLRNEEEKDLTHMVHIIDTEHPWDVYSVNSGHTEVITCLEWDQSGSRLLSADADGHIKCWSMTDHLANSWENTVGSVVEGDPVVALSWLHNGVKLALHVEKSGASNFGEKFSRVKFSPSLTLFGGKPMEGWIAVTISGLVTVSLLKPNGQVLTATESLCRLRCRVALADVAFTGGGNIVVATSDGSSTSPVQFYKVCVSVVNEKCKIDTEILPSLFMRCTTDPARKDKYPAITHLKFLARDMSEQVLLCASNQNNSIVECWSLRKEGLPVNNIFQQISPVVGDKQPMILKWRILSATNDLDRVSAVALPKLPISLTNTDLKVANDTKFFPGLGLALAFHDGSVHIVHRLSLQMMAVFYGSSSQRPVDEPALKRPRTTGPLVHFKAMQLSWTSLALAGVDSHGKLSMLRISPSMGHVLDMNMSLRHLLFLLEYCMVTGYDWWDILLHVQPSMVQNLVEKLHEEYMRQNAALQQVLSTRIVAMKASLCKLSSSTIARVCDYHAKLFLIAISCTLKSLLRPHFLNTPDKSPGDRLTEICSKITDVDIDKVMINLKTEEFVLEMTTLQSLQQLIQWVGDFVLYLLASLPNQGSPVRPGHSFLRDGASLGMFRELMVVIRIWGLLKPSCLPVYTATSDTQDSMSLLFRLLTKLWLCCREENHITEPDDALIDECCLLPSQLLIPNIDWLPINDGIISKLQNKQLVRLQFGKAPGLVGHTVSSQFDAFVRAPGQPKIDHLRRLHLGAYPTEECKSCTRCGCVTMLKSPNKVTAVKQWEQRWIKNCLCGGLWRKMPLSYS; from the exons gctccaggctgctctcagcagaTGCTGATGGCCACATCAAGTGCTGGAGCATGACAGATCACCTGGCCAACAGCTGGGAGAACACGGTGGGCAGCGTGGTGGAAGGGGACCCTGTGGTggccctgtcctggctgcacaACGGGGTCAAGCTGGCTCTGCACGTGGAGAAG TCTGGAGCCTCGAACTTCGGCGAGAAGTTTTCCCGGGTGAAATTCTCTCCATCCTTGACTCTGTTTGGTGGGAAGCCCATGGAGGGCTGGATTGCTGTGACCATCAGTGGCCTGGTCACCGTGTCCCTGCTCAAGCCCAACGGGCAGGTGCTGACGGCCACCGAGAGCCTTTGCCGCCTCCGCTGCCGCGTGGCCTTGGCCGACGTCGCCTTCACGGGCGGGGGCAACATCGTGGTGGCCACGTCtgatggcagcagcacctcccccGTGCAGTTCTACAAGGTTTGTGTCAGCGTGGTGAACGAGAAGTGCAAGATTGACACCGAGATCCTGCCCTCGCTCTTCATGCGCTGCACCACCGACCCCGCGCGCAAGGACAAGTACCCGGCCATCACCCACCTGAAATTCCTGGCCCGGGACATGTCAGAGCAG GTGCTGCTTTGTGCTTCCAACCAAAACAACAGCATTGTGGAGTGCTGGTCCCTTAGGAAGGAGGGTCTGCCTGTCAACAACATCTTCCAGCAAATCTCCCCTGTGG TGGGAGACAAGCAGCCCATGATTCTGAAGTGGAGGATCCTGTCTGCCACCAATGACCTGGACAGGGTgtcagctgtggcactgccaaaGCTCCCAATCTCCCTGACCAACACTGACCTGAAGGTGGCAAATGACACCAAGTTCTTCCCTGGGCTGG ggctggcctTGGCTTTCCATGATGGCAGTGTGCACATTGTGcacaggctgtccctgcagatgATGGCTGTGTTTTATGGCTCCTCCTCGCAGCGCCCCGTGGACGAGCCAGCCCTCAAACGCCCGCGCACCACAGGGCCCCTGGTGCACTTCAAGGCcatgcagctctcctggacatcCCTGGCCCTGGCTGGTGTGGACAGTCATGGAAAG CTGAGCATGCTCCGCATCTCCCCGTCCATGGGCCACGTGCTGGACATGAACATGTCCCTGAGGCACTTGCTGTTCCTGCTGGAGTACTGCATGGTCACTGGCTACGACTGGTGGGACATCCTGCTCCACGTCCAGCCCAGCATGGTGCAGAACCTGGTGGAGAAGCTGCACGAGGAGTACATGCGTCAgaatgcagccctgcagcag GTGCTCTCCACACGCATTGTTGCCATGAAGGCATCTCTGTGCAagctctcctccagcaccatcGCCCGTGTGTGTGACTACCACGCCAAGCTCTTCCTCATTGCCATCAGCTGCACCCTGAAGTCTCTGCTGCGCCCACATTTCCTCAACACCCCTGACAAGAGCCCTGGGGACCGGCTCACCGAGATCTGCTCCAAGATCACGGATGTAG ACATTGACAAGGTGATGATTAACCTGAAGACAGAAGAGTTTGTCCTGGAGATGACAAcactgcagtccctgcagcagctcatccAGTGGGTGGGGGATTTTGTGCTCTACCTGCTGGCCAGCCTTCCCAACCAG ggctcccCAGTGCGGCCTGGGCACAGCTTCCTGCGCGACGGCGCGTCCCTGGGCATGTTCCGCGAGCTGATGGTGGTGATCCGCATCTGGGGGCTGCTGAAGCCCAGCTGCCTGCCCGTGTACACAGCAACCTCAGACACCCAGGACAGCATGTCCCTGCTCTTCAGGCTCCTGACcaagctctggctgtgct GTCGTGAGGAAAATCACATCACAGAGCCCGATGATGCCCTGATCGATgagtgctgcctcctgcccagccagctgCTCATCCCCAACATTGACTGGCTGCCCATCAACGATGGCATCATCAGCAAGCTGCAGAACAAGCAGCTGGTCAGGCTGCAGTTTGGGAAGGCTCCTGGGCTCGTTGGCCACACTGTCTCCTCCCAGTTTGATGCCTTTGTCAG GGCCCCTGGACAGCCCAAAATTGACCACCTGAGGCGGCTGCACCTGGGTGCTTACCCAACAGAGGAATGCAAGTCCTGCACCAG gtgTGGCTGTGTCACCATGCTGAAGTCACCCAACAAGGTGACAGCAGTGAAGCAGTGGGAGCAGCGCTGGATCAAGAACTGCCTGTGTGGGGGGCTCTGGAGGAAGATGCCCCTGAGCTACTCCTGA
- the LOC132084486 gene encoding complement factor D-like, which yields MGPNPAPILILALLLLLWAPVDGQPRGRILRGSEAKPHLKPYMASLQLDGQHVCGGFLIARQWVLSAAHCMEETDGKLFQVLLGAHSLTQPEPHKRLYRVRAQFPHPGSNIHNNKDDLLLLQLEEEAELNTDVRVLPFQREDRDVAADTVCEVAGWGTTDHSGTRPDKLQQLERPVISRDVCNHRTRHDGTITPNMMCTDSRRKDTCKGDSGGPLVCGGVAEGVLTAGSRVCGNYKKPAIYTRIAPYADWIDSVMASAAHGEGDTR from the exons atggGGCCAAACCCTGctcccatcctcatcctcgctctgctgctgctcctctgggccCCAGTGGATG ggcagccccggggACGGATCCTGAGGGGCTCTGAAGCCAAGCCCCACCTGAAGCCCTACATGGCCTCGCTGCAGCTGGACGGGCAGCACGTCTGCGGGGGCTTCCTCATCGCCCGGCAGTGGGTGCTGAGCGCTGCCCACTGCATGGAGGAGAC ggatggcaaactcttccaggtgctgctgggtgccCACTCGCTGACGCAGCCCGAGCCCCACAAACGCCTGTACCGAGTGCGTGCCCAGTTCCCCCACCCCGGCAGCAACATCCACAACAACAAGGATGacctgctcctcctccag ctggaggaggaagcGGAGCTGAACACGGACGTGCGGGTGCTGCCCTTCCAGCGGGAGGACAGGGACGTGGCGGCCGACACGGTGTGCGAGGTGGCGGGCTGGGGCACCACGGACCACAGCGGCACCCGGCCCGacaaactgcagcagctggagcggCCGGTGATCAGCAGGGACGTCTGCAACCACCGCACCCGCCACGACGGCACCATCACCCCCAACATGATGTGCACCGACTCCCGCAGGAAGGACACCTGCAAG GGAGACTCCGGCGGGCCCCTGGTGTGCGGCGGGGTGGCCGAGGGAGTGCTCACGGCCGGCTCCCGCGTCTGCGGCAACTACAAGAAGCCGGCCATCTACACCCGCATCGCCCCCTACGCCGACTGGATCGACAGCGTCATGGCCTCTGCCGCCCATGGCGAGGGGGACACCCGCTGA
- the MED16 gene encoding mediator of RNA polymerase II transcription subunit 16 isoform X1, translating to MDLAYVCEWEKKPKSNHCPSIPLVCAWSCRNLIAFTTDLRNEEEKDLTHMVHIIDTEHPWDVYSVNSGHTEVITCLEWDQSGSRLLSADADGHIKCWSMTDHLANSWENTVGSVVEGDPVVALSWLHNGVKLALHVEKSGASNFGEKFSRVKFSPSLTLFGGKPMEGWIAVTISGLVTVSLLKPNGQVLTATESLCRLRCRVALADVAFTGGGNIVVATSDGSSTSPVQFYKVCVSVVNEKCKIDTEILPSLFMRCTTDPARKDKYPAITHLKFLARDMSEQVLLCASNQNNSIVECWSLRKEGLPVNNIFQQISPVVGDKQPMILKWRILSATNDLDRVSAVALPKLPISLTNTDLKVANDTKFFPGLGLALAFHDGSVHIVHRLSLQMMAVFYGSSSQRPVDEPALKRPRTTGPLVHFKAMQLSWTSLALAGVDSHGKLSMLRISPSMGHVLDMNMSLRHLLFLLEYCMVTGYDWWDILLHVQPSMVQNLVEKLHEEYMRQNAALQQVLSTRIVAMKASLCKLSSSTIARVCDYHAKLFLIAISCTLKSLLRPHFLNTPDKSPGDRLTEICSKITDVDIDKVMINLKTEEFVLEMTTLQSLQQLIQWVGDFVLYLLASLPNQGSPVRPGHSFLRDGASLGMFRELMVVIRIWGLLKPSCLPVYTATSDTQDSMSLLFRLLTKLWLCCREENHITEPDDALIDECCLLPSQLLIPNIDWLPINDGIISKLQNKQLVRLQFGKAPGLVGHTVSSQFDAFVRAPGQPKIDHLRRLHLGAYPTEECKSCTSSPAVLHPLCPHRCGCVTMLKSPNKVTAVKQWEQRWIKNCLCGGLWRKMPLSYS from the exons gctccaggctgctctcagcagaTGCTGATGGCCACATCAAGTGCTGGAGCATGACAGATCACCTGGCCAACAGCTGGGAGAACACGGTGGGCAGCGTGGTGGAAGGGGACCCTGTGGTggccctgtcctggctgcacaACGGGGTCAAGCTGGCTCTGCACGTGGAGAAG TCTGGAGCCTCGAACTTCGGCGAGAAGTTTTCCCGGGTGAAATTCTCTCCATCCTTGACTCTGTTTGGTGGGAAGCCCATGGAGGGCTGGATTGCTGTGACCATCAGTGGCCTGGTCACCGTGTCCCTGCTCAAGCCCAACGGGCAGGTGCTGACGGCCACCGAGAGCCTTTGCCGCCTCCGCTGCCGCGTGGCCTTGGCCGACGTCGCCTTCACGGGCGGGGGCAACATCGTGGTGGCCACGTCtgatggcagcagcacctcccccGTGCAGTTCTACAAGGTTTGTGTCAGCGTGGTGAACGAGAAGTGCAAGATTGACACCGAGATCCTGCCCTCGCTCTTCATGCGCTGCACCACCGACCCCGCGCGCAAGGACAAGTACCCGGCCATCACCCACCTGAAATTCCTGGCCCGGGACATGTCAGAGCAG GTGCTGCTTTGTGCTTCCAACCAAAACAACAGCATTGTGGAGTGCTGGTCCCTTAGGAAGGAGGGTCTGCCTGTCAACAACATCTTCCAGCAAATCTCCCCTGTGG TGGGAGACAAGCAGCCCATGATTCTGAAGTGGAGGATCCTGTCTGCCACCAATGACCTGGACAGGGTgtcagctgtggcactgccaaaGCTCCCAATCTCCCTGACCAACACTGACCTGAAGGTGGCAAATGACACCAAGTTCTTCCCTGGGCTGG ggctggcctTGGCTTTCCATGATGGCAGTGTGCACATTGTGcacaggctgtccctgcagatgATGGCTGTGTTTTATGGCTCCTCCTCGCAGCGCCCCGTGGACGAGCCAGCCCTCAAACGCCCGCGCACCACAGGGCCCCTGGTGCACTTCAAGGCcatgcagctctcctggacatcCCTGGCCCTGGCTGGTGTGGACAGTCATGGAAAG CTGAGCATGCTCCGCATCTCCCCGTCCATGGGCCACGTGCTGGACATGAACATGTCCCTGAGGCACTTGCTGTTCCTGCTGGAGTACTGCATGGTCACTGGCTACGACTGGTGGGACATCCTGCTCCACGTCCAGCCCAGCATGGTGCAGAACCTGGTGGAGAAGCTGCACGAGGAGTACATGCGTCAgaatgcagccctgcagcag GTGCTCTCCACACGCATTGTTGCCATGAAGGCATCTCTGTGCAagctctcctccagcaccatcGCCCGTGTGTGTGACTACCACGCCAAGCTCTTCCTCATTGCCATCAGCTGCACCCTGAAGTCTCTGCTGCGCCCACATTTCCTCAACACCCCTGACAAGAGCCCTGGGGACCGGCTCACCGAGATCTGCTCCAAGATCACGGATGTAG ACATTGACAAGGTGATGATTAACCTGAAGACAGAAGAGTTTGTCCTGGAGATGACAAcactgcagtccctgcagcagctcatccAGTGGGTGGGGGATTTTGTGCTCTACCTGCTGGCCAGCCTTCCCAACCAG ggctcccCAGTGCGGCCTGGGCACAGCTTCCTGCGCGACGGCGCGTCCCTGGGCATGTTCCGCGAGCTGATGGTGGTGATCCGCATCTGGGGGCTGCTGAAGCCCAGCTGCCTGCCCGTGTACACAGCAACCTCAGACACCCAGGACAGCATGTCCCTGCTCTTCAGGCTCCTGACcaagctctggctgtgct GTCGTGAGGAAAATCACATCACAGAGCCCGATGATGCCCTGATCGATgagtgctgcctcctgcccagccagctgCTCATCCCCAACATTGACTGGCTGCCCATCAACGATGGCATCATCAGCAAGCTGCAGAACAAGCAGCTGGTCAGGCTGCAGTTTGGGAAGGCTCCTGGGCTCGTTGGCCACACTGTCTCCTCCCAGTTTGATGCCTTTGTCAG GGCCCCTGGACAGCCCAAAATTGACCACCTGAGGCGGCTGCACCTGGGTGCTTACCCAACAGAGGAATGCAAGTCCTGCACCAG ctccccagcagtgctgcaccctctgtgtccccacaggtgTGGCTGTGTCACCATGCTGAAGTCACCCAACAAGGTGACAGCAGTGAAGCAGTGGGAGCAGCGCTGGATCAAGAACTGCCTGTGTGGGGGGCTCTGGAGGAAGATGCCCCTGAGCTACTCCTGA